Proteins encoded together in one Mercenaria mercenaria strain notata chromosome 18, MADL_Memer_1, whole genome shotgun sequence window:
- the LOC123538813 gene encoding insoluble matrix shell protein 2-like, which yields MHQSILRVLVLSSLVCFCACLHVAYDLNGWKAVPLDNRRVVDSMILAAAHLGGEMREPVTAFKWSEGSPDWDLYRVSFKGIFLQGKGYECHADAVWITNPANTTVFNTGGIPIPLNQNLRVV from the exons ATGCACCAGTCTATCTTAAGAGTTCTCGTTCTATCCAGTTTGGTGTGTTTTTGTGCATGCCTCCACGTCGCCTATGACCTTAATGGATGGAAGGCGGTGCCACTTGACAACAGGAGAGTTGTTGATTCAATGATACTAGCCGCTGCGCACCTTGGGGGAGAAATGAGAGAACCTGTGACTGCCTTTAAATGGAGCGAA GGCTCACCAGACTGGGATTTGTACCGAGTGTCATTCAAAGGTATATTTCTACAGGGAAAA GGTTATGAATGCCATGCAGATGCGGTTTGGATAACTAATCCAGCCAATACAACTGTGTTCAATACAGGCGGCATTCCGATACCTTTAAACCAGAATTTACGGGTGGTTTAG